From Paraflavitalea devenefica, the proteins below share one genomic window:
- a CDS encoding RNA polymerase sigma factor has translation MAIFTGRGVKRRLCYGYHSLIKLFTITTIIHTDQRYIQALLENDTLAVREIYSRYAGKVRQYILANSGSEDDAADIFQESLIDIYNQAKNKGLQLTCPFEPFLIIVCKRKWLNELKKRGRQPVTKDIDDVSIGEDVFAMAEQLKQSQDKMQLFLQCFERLGATCKEIIKKCMGGEDQEKIAEQLKVTYGYLRKKKSECMASLVQMIRQHQDL, from the coding sequence TTGGCTATTTTTACCGGCAGGGGCGTAAAGCGGCGTTTGTGCTATGGCTATCATTCACTTATAAAACTTTTTACCATAACCACCATTATTCATACCGACCAGCGATATATACAGGCCCTGCTGGAAAATGATACCCTCGCAGTGCGGGAGATCTATAGCAGGTATGCCGGGAAAGTGCGGCAATATATATTGGCCAACAGCGGCAGTGAGGATGATGCCGCCGATATCTTCCAGGAGTCTTTAATAGATATTTATAACCAGGCAAAAAATAAGGGCTTACAGCTTACCTGTCCCTTTGAGCCTTTCCTTATTATAGTATGTAAAAGGAAGTGGCTTAATGAGCTGAAAAAAAGAGGGCGGCAGCCGGTAACAAAAGATATAGACGATGTATCTATAGGGGAGGATGTATTTGCCATGGCCGAGCAATTAAAGCAAAGCCAGGATAAAATGCAGCTTTTTCTGCAATGCTTTGAGCGCCTGGGCGCCACCTGTAAAGAGATCATTAAAAAATGCATGGGTGGTGAAGACCAGGAAAAGATCGCTGAGCAGTTGAAGGTAACCTATGGTTACCTGCGCAAGAAGAAAAGCGAATGCATGGCATCCCTTGTACAAATGATCCGTCAGCATCAGGATTTATAA
- a CDS encoding tetratricopeptide repeat protein: protein MKYTYEDMARYADGLMEAEEQQAFEAALATDAELQQQLALYREVDSSLQQQFGKDEQREQLQGTLQQMRQEFFGTKTAIEQPPVQQPAQQTAKVMPFKRYLTVAVAAAAVLIIGVFVWNPFAPDLYAKYAATQMVAQVERGSHVDSVLQNATLAFNNKEFTEAAVLLAEVVQTQPDNSYALFYFGVALMQSNQVPRARAVFEQLVKGESAFKYEATFYEALSYLKEGNKDAAKDWLEKIPADAPNYVKAQELLKKL from the coding sequence ATGAAATATACTTATGAAGATATGGCGCGCTATGCGGATGGCCTGATGGAGGCTGAGGAGCAGCAGGCTTTCGAGGCGGCGCTGGCTACCGACGCTGAGCTGCAGCAGCAACTCGCTTTGTACAGGGAGGTGGATAGCTCCTTGCAACAGCAGTTTGGCAAGGATGAGCAGCGGGAGCAATTGCAGGGTACCCTGCAACAAATGCGGCAGGAGTTTTTCGGTACGAAGACAGCCATTGAACAACCGCCTGTGCAGCAGCCGGCGCAACAGACAGCCAAAGTAATGCCGTTTAAACGCTACCTGACCGTTGCAGTAGCGGCGGCGGCAGTGCTGATCATCGGGGTATTTGTGTGGAATCCTTTTGCTCCTGATCTCTATGCAAAATATGCTGCTACCCAAATGGTGGCGCAGGTGGAGCGGGGGAGTCATGTTGATTCCGTATTACAAAATGCTACCCTTGCTTTTAATAACAAGGAATTTACGGAGGCCGCCGTATTACTGGCGGAAGTGGTACAAACGCAGCCCGATAACAGTTACGCGCTCTTCTATTTTGGTGTGGCATTGATGCAAAGCAACCAGGTGCCACGGGCCAGGGCTGTTTTTGAGCAACTGGTGAAAGGTGAATCAGCCTTCAAATATGAAGCTACTTTCTATGAAGCCCTTAGCTACCTGAAAGAAGGCAATAAGGATGCTGCCAAAGACTGGCTGGAAAAGATCCCTGCCGATGCACCTAATTATGTGAAGGCGCAGGAGTTGCTGAAGAAGCTGTAG